DNA from Streptomyces sp. NBC_01260:
AGAGGGACTCCAGGACGGAGTCCTCGGGGCTGCGCTCGACCTCGTTGGCGTCGAGCATTTCGCCGGTGGTCACTTCCAGCCGGAAACGACTGGATTTGAAGTGGTCGGCGACCAGGTTGCGGGCGATTGTGACCAGCCAGGCGCCGAAGTCGCGGCCCTGCCAGGTGAACGTGGAGATACGCCGCAGGGCGCGCAGGAAGGTCTCACTGGTGAGGTCCTCCGCCGTCGCCTTGCCGCCCACGCGGTAGTAGATGTAGCGGTACACGGTGTCGCTGTACTGGTCATAGAGGCGGCCGAAGGCGTCAGCCTCACCGGCCTGTGCGCGCTCGACGAGATCCATCATGCGCGCGCTGTCGCTGTCGGCCGTCGGCCGACGAACGGTGGACGTGGTCGTTGCGCCGCGGTTGCTGCGTCTTCCGACCGCCGCACCGCGTTCGGCCAGGGCGTAGCAAGGGCCGGCAGGTGCAGGGGTGGCAAAGGCGGGTACGGCGTACGCGGTGGGGACGAAGCCGCGCAAGCGGTCGGCGACCGTTGCGCGCAGCGTAGCCAGGCCCGAGGCGTCAACCCCGACGTGTGGGTACACGGGACTCCCAGAGGCAGAGCTTCCATCACGTGCAGTGCGGAACCGTCACTCGTCGTAGTGAGTGGTGGGTTCCGGAATGCGTCTGAGGAGAATAACGCTTCGTACAGGCAGTGCTACACCCAGTTGCTCAAATCACCGGTTACGTCGCTTCTGTAGCGACTATTCGACACATTAAGTAGCGCATCGTGACCGGTTATTGATCGAATTATTTCGGGATCTGTCAGCCGTCGCGACAGGTTGTGGTCGGGCGGGGTGACCCGGCCGGTGGGTGCGGCCGGGGTCAGCGGCGGCGGCGGTGCAGGGCGACGGCGGCGGCGGTGCCGCCCGCGAGGGCGCCCACCCCGGCCGCGGCCGGGATGCCGACCTTGGCCGCCTTGCGGCCCGTCCGGTAGTCGCGCAGCCGCCAGTCACGGGCGCGGGCGTACTTGCGGAGCTTGGTGTCGGGGTTGATCGCGTACGGGTGTCCGACCAGGGACAGCATCGGGATGTCGTTGTGCGAGTCGCTGTACGCGGCGCAGCGCGCCAGGTCCAGGCCCTCCGCCGCGGCCAGGGCGCGTACCGCCTCGGCCTTCGCGGGGCCGTGCAGGGGTTCGCCGACCAGACGCCCGGTGTAGACCCCGTCGACGGATTCGGCGACCGTGCCGAGCGCGCCGGTCAGGCCGAGGCGGCGGGCGATGATCGTGGCGGTCTCCACCGGAGCGGCGGTGACCAGCCAGACCTTCTGTCCGGCGTCGAGGTGGGCCTGGGCGAGGGCGCGGGTGCCGGGCCAGATGCGGTCGGCCATGTACTCGTCGTAGATCTCCTCGCCGATGGACATCAGCTCGGAGACGCGGTGGCCCTTCACGATGGACAGGGCGCTGTCGCGCGCGTCCTGCATGTGTTCGGGGTCCTCGACGCCGGCCAGCCTGAACCAGGCCTGCTGCCAGGCGAACCGGGTCAGTTCGCGGCGCTCGAAGAACTTCCGCTTGTACAGGCCGCGACCGAAGTGGAAGATCGCGGCGCCCTGCATCACGGTGTTGTCGAGGTCGAAGAAGGCGGCGGCCCGGTCGTCGCCGACGACGGGGAACTCCGGTTCCTCGGCCTCCGCGCCGGGCGTGGCGCCGGCATCGGCTTCGGTGTCCGCGGACCGCTCGGCGTCGAGCGACGATTTCCGCGCTGCTTCTGCTGCTGCCTCGCCTGCCAGCACGCTCCGTGCTGTCGCGGAACGCCTACGGGGTGTGAGCCATCCAAGAGCGGCCATGCCGTGAGCATAGCCAGTTGGCCCGGCCCTTCCCGACCTGCCGGGATGCGGTGGCGTGAACTCTCGGGGACCGAATTGTTAATCGGGTGATTCCGGGCGTAGGGGATGAGGGGCCGGGCAGCTCCGTCCGCGGCGCAGAATGGAGGGCATGAGTGCCCTGTTGCGTCGTACGAAGAAGAAGCCCGCGGACCGGGTGGTGACCCTGGTCGGGAAGCCCGGGTGTCACCTCTGTGACGATGCCAGGCTGGTGGTGCGGGAAGTCTGCGAGGAGACCGGCGCGTCGTGGGAGGAGAAGGACATCACCCGGGACGAGCAGCTGTACCGGGAGTACTGGGAGCAGATCCCCGTGGTCCTCATTGATAACGAACAGCACACGTTCTGGCGGGTGGACCCGGTAAGACTGCGCAGTGCGCTGCTTTCCTGAGTGAAACCCGGTTACCATCATGGGCGTTTTGAGTGGTCCCGGGGGTGTAGTCGTGAGGAGCGTGTACCACCTTGCCCCCTTCGGGCCTGCAACGGGCTGATGCGATCGGCGGTTCCTGGATCGCGCGACGAATGTGCGTGACCCCGGTCACTTTGACCGGACAAATCGGACACTATCTTTGTGCACGCGTTCACAAAGACATAGCCTGCATTCGACGGGGCGGCCATGGGACATGCGGCCGCCTGCAGCCCCGCTCATCCCGCAGGAGCACCGTGGCAACTGGCCGAAACCACCGACCGGCGACCCGTAGCCGAGGAATTCCCGAGGCCACCGTCGCCCGACTTCCGTTGTATCTCCGTGCGCTGACCGCGCTCTCCGAGCGCTCGGTCCCCACGGTCTCCTCCGAGGAGCTCGCCGCGGCGGCGGGAGTCAACTCCGCCAAGCTGCGGAAGGACTTCAGCTACCTCGGTTCGTACGGGACGCGTGGCGTCGGCTACGACGTCGAGTATCTCGTCTACCAGATCTCCCGTGAGCTCGGCCTCACCCAGGACTGGCCGGTCGCGATCGTCGGCATCGGTAACCTCGGAGCCGCGCTCGCCAACTACGGCGGTTTCGCCTCCCGCGGGTTCCGGGTCGCCGCGCTGATCGACGCCGACCCCGCGATGGCCGGAACGCCCGTCGCGGGTATCCCCGTCCAGCACGCCGACGACCTGGACCGGATCATCAGTGAGAACGGCGTGTCGATCGGTGTGATCACCACCCCGCCCGGCGCGGCGCAGCAGGTCTGCGACCGGCTCGTGGCCGCGGGTGTCACCTCCATCCTCAACTTCGCCCCGACCGTGCTCTCGGTGCCCGACGGCGTCGACGTGCGCAAGGTCGACCTCTCCATCGAGCTCCAGATCCTCGCCTTCCACGAGCAGCGCAAGGCCGGCGAGGACGCCGCCGCGGACAGTGCCCCCGACCCGGCCGCACCGCCCGTGCGCGCCACGACCACCAGCCGGAAGGGACCCGACGGGGACATGCCCGCCGTGATGCCGGCATGAGTCTCCTTGTCGTAGGGCTGAGCCACCGCAGCGCCCCCGTCTCCGTGCTGGAGCGGGCCTCGCTGGCCGCCGGTACCCAGGCCGCGCTGTTGCGCGACACCCTCGCCGCGGAGCCCGCGGTCGAGGCCGCCGTCCTCGCCACCTGCAACCGCATCGAGCTGTACGCCGACGTGGACAAGTTCCACGCGGGCGTCGCCGAGCTGTCCACCCTGCTCGCCCGGCACAGCGGCGTCGGTCTGGACGAGCTCACTCCGTATCTCTATGTGCACTACGAGGACCGGGCCGTCCACCACCTCTTCTCGGTGGCCTGCGGACTGGACTCGATGGTCGTGGGCGAGGGCCAGATCCTCGGTCAGATCAAGGACGCGCTGGCGCTGGGGCAGGAGCTCCACACCGCCGGCCGGCTGCTGAACGACCTCTTCCAGCAGGCCCTGCGGGTCGGCAAGCGCGCCCACAGCGAGACCGGGATCGACCGGGCCGGGCAGTCGCTCGTCACGTTCGGTCTGGAGCAGCTCGCCGAGGGCCGCGACCCCGGTGTCTGGGCGAAGGGCAAGCGCGCCCTGGTGATCGGCGCGGGCTCGATGTCCTCGCTGGCCGCCGCGACGCTGGCCCGTACCGGTGTCGCCGAGATCGTCGTCGCCAACCGCACCCGTGCTCGCGCCGACCGGCTGGTCGAGATCCTCAACCAGGCCGCCGGTGCCTCGGTGGCGGCCCACGCGGTGGAGATGGCCACGGTCTCCGACGAACTGACACGTGCCGATGTCGTCGTCTCCTGCACCGGTGCGACCGGTCTGGTGCTGAGCGCCGAGGCCGTCGCCGGTGCGCTCGGGCTGGACTTCGACGCGCGCGAGGCACCCGCCGCGCCTGTCGCCGCGCCGCCCGCCGAGCCGGACCAGCACGCCGCGTGGGTGGAGAACGGTTCCGCCACCGCGACCGCGCAGGCGCAGGCCGTCCGCCGGGTCACCGTGCCCGCCCAGTCCACCGGGCCGGTCCGCCTCGCCCTGCTGGACCTCGCGATGCCCCGTGACATCGACGGCGACGCCGCCCGCCTCGACGGTGTGCGCCTCGTCGACATCGAGTCGCTCGCCGAGGCGTCCGCCGACGCCCCGATGGCCGCCGATGTGGACCAGGTGCGCACCATCGTCGCCGACGAGGTCGCCGCCTTCGGTGCCGCCCAGCGCGCCGCCCACATCACTCCCACCGTCGTCGCCCTGCGCACGATGGCCGCCGGAGTGGTTGCGGGCGAGATCGCACGGCTGGACGGACGCCTCCCCGACCTGGACGAAAAGCAGCGCGCCGAGATCTCGCAGACCGTGCGCCGCGTCGTCGACAAGCTCCTGCACGCGCCCACCGTGCGGGTCAAGCAGCTCGCCAGCGAGCCCGGCGGCGCCGGGTACGCCGATGCGCTGCGGGAACTCTTCGACCTCGACCCGCAGACGGTCGCCGCCGTCTCCCGGGCAGACCTGAACGACCCGAATCGAGGGCGGTCATGACCGACAACTCACCCCTGGGCGCGGGGGCCACCAAGCCGCTGCGGCTGGGGACCCGGCGCAGCAAGCTCGCCATGGCGCAGTCCGGCCTGGTGGCCGAGGCCGTCAGCGAGGTGACCGGGCGGGCCGTCGAGCTCGTCGAGATCACCACGTACGGGGACATCTCCAAGGAGCAGCTCTCGCAGATCGGCGGGACCGGCGTGTTCGTCGCCGCGCTGCGCGAAGCCCTGCTCCGCGGCGAGGTGGACTTCGCCGTCCACTCGCTGAAGGACCTGCCCACCGCTCAGCCCGAGGGTCTGGTGCTGGCCGCGGTGCCGGTGCGCGAGGACCCGCGTGACGTGCTGGTGGCGCGGGACGGGCTGACCCTCGGGCAGCTGCCGCCCGGTTCCCGGATCGGCACCGGCTCGCCGCGCCGGATGGCGCAGCTCAACGCGTACGCCCGCGCTCACGGCCTCGGCATCGAGACCGTGCCGATCCGCGGCAACGTCGATACGCGTATTGGTTTTGTACGAAGCGGTGAACTGGACGCGGTGGTACTCGCCGCGGCCGGACTCAGCCGTCTCGGCCGGACCGGTGAGGTGACCGATTTCCTGTCGGTCGACACCGTTCTGCCCGCTCCCGGCCAGGGAGCACTGGCGATCGAATGCGCTGCCAGCAGCGCTGACCTCGCCGCCGCGCTCGCCGAGCTCGACGACCCGTACACCCGGGCCGCCGTGACCGCCGAGCGTGCCCTGCTCGCCGCCCTGGAGGCCGGCTGCTCCGCACCTGTGGGTGCGCTGGCCGACCTCCTGGCCGACGGTCAGGCTGTCAACGAACTGCGCCTGCGCGGGGTCGTCGGGTCCACCGACGGTTCCTCGCTGGTGCAGCTGTCCACCACCGGTCCCGTCCCCACGTCGCACGACGACGCGGCGGCCCTCGGTCGCGAACTCGCGGCCGAGATGCTCGCCAAGGGTGCGGCCGGTCTTATGGGGGAGCGAGCACTTTGAGCCCCACCGGCCCCGCCGCATCCGATTTCCCTGTCCTGTCCGCAGGGCACGTCACCTTCCTCGGCGCCGGTCCCGGCGACCCGGGACTGCTGACTCTGCGCGCCGTCGAGGCGCTTGCGAGCGCGGACGTTCTTGTCGCCGAGCCGGACGTTCTCGGCGTCGTTCGCTGCCATGCGCGGGCAGGCGTAAGCACGCCTGAGCTGACGGTTGTTGACGCGCAGTCAACAGCCGTCGGTGTTCCCGTTCTCAGGGACGCGGCCAATCTTGTCATGGAGGCCGCGAAGGGCGGCAGGCGGGTCGTCCGTGCCGTCGCCGGTGACCCGGGCCTGGACGGTCACGCGGGCGGCGAGATGCTGGCCTGCGCGGCCGCCGGTATTCCCTTCGAGGTCGTGCCGGGTGTCGCCAACGTCGTGGGGGTGCCCGCGTACGCCGGGGTGCCGCTGCGTGACGCGCAGGGCGCGGACGTCCGGTTCGTCGACGCCCGTACCGCCTCGGACCGCTGCTGGAGCGAGGTCGGCGCGAGCGATGCCACGTGTGTCATCTCGACGACGCTCGACGCGGTGGCCGCGGCCGCCGGTGAGCTGGTCTCGGCGGGCCGCAAGCCCGACACCCCGCTGACGGTGACGGTCGGCGGCACGACGACCCGGCAGCGCACCTGGACGGCGACGCTGGGCACCATCGCCCAGCTCTTCAAGCAGGCGAAGGTCCTTCCGTCGCCGGAGGGGCACCGGCCCGTCATAGCCGTGGTCGGGGAGCGCAGCTCCGCCGCCCAGCGCGACCAGCTCGCGTGGTTCGAGTCCAAGCCGATGTTCGGCTGGAAGGTGCTCGTGCCGCGTACGAAGGAGCAGGCGGCGTCGCTCTCCGACCAGTTGCGTTCGTACGGCGCGGTGCCGCACGAGGTCCCGACGATCGCCGTCGAGCCGCCGCGTACGCCCCAGCAGATGGAGCGCGCGGTCAAGGGCCTGGTCACCGGCCGCTACGAGTGGATTGCGTTCACCAGCGTCAACGCGGTGAAGGCCGTCCGGGAGAAGTTCGAGGAGTACGGGCTCGACGCCCGTGCCTTCGCCGGGATCAAGGTCGCGGCCGTCGGCGAGCAGACCGCCGCCGCGCTCGTCGATTTCGGTGTGAAGCCGGACCTGGTGCCGTCCGGTGAGCAGTCCGCCGCCGGTCTGCTGGAGGACTGGCCGCCGTACGACCCGGTCTTCGACCCGATCGACCGCGTCTTCCTGCCGCGTGCCGACATCGCCACCGAGACGCTGGTGGCCGGTCTCATCGAGCTGGGCTGGGAGGTCGACGACGTCACCGCGTACCGCACGGTCCGCGCCTCGCCGCCGCCCGCCGACACGCGTGAGGCCATCAAGGGCGGCGGGTTCGACGCGGTGCTCTTCACCTCGTCCTCGACGGTGCGCAACCTGGTCGGCATCGCCGGCAAGCCGCACAACGTGACCGTCATCGCGTGTATCGGCCCGGCCACGGCGAAGACCGCCGAGGAGCACGGTCTGCGCGTCGACGTCCTGTCCCCGGAGCCGTCCGTGCACAAGCTCGCCGAGGCGCTCGCCGCCTTCGGTGCGCAGCGCCGGGACGCGGCGAAGGAGGCCGGTGACCCGGTGACGCGGCCGAGCGAGCGGCGTCCCGGTGCGCGGCGGCGTCGTACGACGACCTGATCCGCGGGACGAGTGCGGGGCCCGGCTGCTTCTTCGCGGAGCGGCCGGGCCCCTCTCCGTTCCCCGGCCCCTTTTCCCGGCACGGGTGTCGGTAAGACGGTGATGTGTGCGGGTCTAGTCTCGAAGGATGACTGTGTACGGAAACTTCCCCGGCTCTCGCCCCCGACGGCTGCGGACGACCCCCGCGATGCGGCGGATGGTCGCCGAGACACGGCTCGACCCGGCGAATCTGATCCTGCCCGCGTTCGTGCGCGAGGGCATCGACGCCCCGGTCGCCATCTCGGCCATGCCCGGGGTGCGGCAGCACACCCTGGACACCCTGCGCAAGGCCGCGGTCGACGCGGTCTCGGCCGGGGTCAGCGGGATCATGCTGTTCGGTGTGCCGCTGGACGAGAAGAAGGACGCCCGGGGCACGGCGGGCACCGACCCCGAGGGCATCCTCCAGGCCGGTCTGCGCGCGGTCCGCGAGGAGGTCGGTGACGATCTCGTCGTCATGTCCGACCTCTGTCTGGACGAGTACACCGACCACGGCCACTGCGGTGTGCTGACCGAGGACGGCCGGGTCGACAACGACGCGACGCTGGAGCGGTACGCCGAGATGGCCCAGGTCCAGGCCGACGCGGGCGCCCATGTGGTCGGCCCCAGCGGCATGATGGACGGCCAGGTCGGGGTGATCCGCGACGCGCTGGACCAGACCGGACACGAGGACGTCTCGATCCTCGCGTACACGGTGAAGTACTCCTCCGCCTTCTACGGCCCGTTCCGCGAGGCCGTCGGCTCCTCGCTCGAGGGTGACCGCAGGACGTATCAGCAGGACCCGGCCAACGCCCGTGAGTCGCTGCGCGAGTTGGCGCTCGACCTCGCCGAGGGCGCGGACATGGTCATGGTCAAGCCGGCCGGACCGTACCTGGACATCCTGGCGAAGGTCGCCGAGTCGGTGGACGTGCCGGTCGCCGCGTACCAGATCAGTGGTGAGTACGCGATGATCGAGGCCGCCGCCGAGCGCGGCTGGATCGACCGGGACGCGGCGATCATGGAGAGCCTGACCGGTATCCGGCGGGCGGGCGCGCAGATGATCCTGACGTACTGGGCGACGGAGGTCGCGCAGCGGCTGGGGCGCGCCGGCTCCTGAAGCGGGTACGCAAAAGTCCCGCCCGGCCGGTGAGGAACTCCGGTACCAGGGCGGGACTTTCGCGTACGGCGCTACCGGGCCGGTGGGCCTACTTCGCGGTGGCGTAGGCGGTCCAGATCCGGAGCGGGAAGACATTGCCGCGCTCCGAGTCGTCCCCGCCCACGCCCTGCATGCCCAGCAGTTGAGGGGTTCCCGGCTTGTTGCGGAACATCGTCACGGCCGTGGTCAGCCCCTTGGCGTGGCCGATGAACCAGGCCGACTTCATCCGGTCGTCCCCGTCGGTCGCGCCCGCCGAGAGGTCGTCGAGGGTCCCGGAACCGGCGAACGCGTCGAACTTCTTGTCCTGCGCCAGCGACGTCCAGGCCGAGATGCCCAGGGTGTCCTTCACATCGTTGGCCACCGAGGCGTCCATCGCGCGCTGCGGCGCCGGTTTCCCGAAGCCCTCGATGGCCTCGCCGTCCCGGGTCATCCCGGTCACCGAGTAGGGCTCGGCCCGCATACCGCCGTTGCTGAAGGCGCCGTACGCGTCCGCCATCCTGACCGCGCTCGGTGTGGACGTGCCGAGGGGGAAGGACTTGTCCAGCCGGGCCAGGCTCTCCTCGTGCAGCCCGGCCGCGACCGCCATCTCCTTCACCTTCTTCAGCCCGATGTCCTTGCCGAGCCGTTCGAAGGTGAGGTTGGCCGATCTGATCAGCGCGTCGCGCAGGGTCGTCGGCACCAGGACCGGCACCGGGAGGACACCGCCACCCGAGGGGGTCGTGGGCGTCGCCGGGCGCGGGCCGCCCGTGATCAGACGCCCCGTACTGCTGTAGCCGCTGTCCAGGGTGATTCCGCCGCCCTTCTGAAGGGCCGCGGCCAGCACGAAGGGCTTGAAGGCCGAGCCGACGGGGACGCCCGCGGTGTCGGCGTTGTTGGCGAAACGGGTGGTCGCGTCGGCTCCGCCGTACACCGCGACCACGGCCCCGTCCTCGGGACGGACGGATGCGGCGCCGACCTCGACGTACTTGTCCGCGGGGCGCTTCTTGGGGGCGAGGTCGTGCCTGCGCACGCTGCGCACGGCCCGCTCCAGCTGCTGCACCCTGTCCTTCTCGAAGGTGGTGTGCACCCGGTAGCCGCCCCGGGCGAGGTCCTTGGCGGTGAGGCCCGAACGCTTCTTGATGTACTTGTTGGCGATGTCGACGAGGTAGCCGGTCTGGCCGCCGAGGCTGGTCGGCTTGACCGCGTCCCGCGGCTCCGGGAACTTCTTGTACGTGGCCCGCTCGGCCTTCGTCATCATGCCGTTCTCGACCTGCCGGTCCAGGATCCACTCCCAGCGGTCGACGGCGCGCTGGTGGTTGCCCTTGCCGCCCGAGGGGTCGTACTCCTCCGCCCCCTTGAGCAGGGACGCGAGCATCGCGGTCTGGCTGGGATCGAGGTTCTTCGCGGGGATTCCGTAGTACGTGACCGCCGCTGCCTGGATGCCGTAGGCGCCGCGGCCGAACCAGCTGGTGTTCAGATATCCCTGGAGGATCTCCGCCTTGCTCTGCTTGTTGCTCAGCTTGAGCGAGATGAAGAACTCCTTGAACTTCCTTTTCGCCGACTGCTCCTGGCTGAGGTAGGTGTTCTTCACGTACTGCTGGGTGATGGTGGAGCCGCCCTGGGTCTCACCGCCTTCGACCATGCTGACGGCCGCGCGGGCGATCCCCTTCACCGATACCCCCGCGTCGGAGTAGAAGGTCTCGTTCTCGGCGGCTATGACCGCGTGCTCCATCGAGTCGGGTATGTCGGCGAGCGTGACGTTCTGCCGGTTGACCGCGCCCACGCTCACCAACTGGCTGCCGTCCGCCCAGTAGTAGACGGTGCCCTGCCTGCTGGCCTCGGCGTTCTCGTCCGGGATGTCGACGGACGCGTACACGGCGGCGAACAGCCCGGCCAGCGCCGTGAGTCCGAGCAGGGCCGCGCTCAGCACCTGCCGCCAGGAAGGGGCCCAGCGGAGCCAGTTGGTTCTCCCCCGGCGGGGGTAGTCGACTCGGCGCACGCGAGGGCGTTTCGGGCGGATGGGGCGTCGGGCCATGCTTCAGCTCCTCGTTCACCGTCCACGGCGGGGGCGCGGACTTGTGAGAGGAGATGTTCCGGATCGTGATCAGGTTGTCTCGGGGCCCCGCCCAGCACGGGTGGCGCACGCGCACCGGGCAGCCTTTGCGGGGAAACGATGAACGATGCCCCACATGTCGGCCGGTGCGGCGGTCCCGGCCCGGGGGCGGGGACCGGCGCTCAGGCCCCCGGTCCGTGACCCCAGGCCGCGAGGATGCGGGCGGCCTCCCGGCCCAGTGTCCGGTCGTCGGCCAGCCGGTGCAGCACCTCGGCCCGGCTCTCGCTCGGGCCCGCGTGGCTGAGCGCTGCCAGGGCGTTGTCCCGGACGAGCTGGTCCTCGTCGCGCAGGACGGCGGCCGCCATCGCGTCGTGGACCTCCGGGTCGTCCGCGTAGGGGCCCAGCGCCATGGCCGCGTACTGCCGCACCAGGTCCTCGTCGGGCCCGCGCATCACGGCCAGCAGTGCGCGGGCGGCCCGCCGGCGGTGCGTGCCGTCCGTGGGCGGCCACAGCCGCAGGGCCGTCGTGGCCTCGATCCTGGCGAGCTCGTACTCCTCGGTGTCCTCGGTCACCGAGGCGAGGAACGGCAGGGCCGCCGGGTGGTCGGGCCGGTCCGCGAGTATGTCGCCTATTCCCGCGACGAGTTCGCGCCGCTTGTCGCTCTCGGGGGGCTGTGCGTGGAACTGATCGATGAGGCTCTCTGTCCGGTCCATTGTGTGTGGCTTCCCCGTGGGAGGCGGCGCACTCCCCGTACGCGCCCGCGCCCCGCCTGCCCCGCCGGTGGGCGGGGTGGACGGGGGGCGGGCAGGGCAGATGGGGCGGACGGGGCTCAGTACTGGAGGGCGTCGGCCATCTCGGTCTGCCAGTAGGTGACGAAGCCGTTGTCGTCCCAGTAGGTGTTGGCGGGGAGCGTCAGCTCGGCGGGGGCGCCCGTGGAACCCACAGGGTTCTTGCCGGCGAAGTTGACCTGGAGGTGGCTGCCCTTGCGGGGGGCGGGGCCGCTGCCGGGCTCGCCGGTCAGGCCGATGGCGGCGTACGCGGACTGGCCCGGCTCAAGTGTCACGACGGCCTGGGGCTGGCTGTCCTCCAGGATCGGGAAGACGGCCTGCGCGTCGTCGAAGCGGAGCTTGGGTGCGTAGTAGGCGTTGCAGAGCTGGGAGCCCGCGTTCGTCACGGTCAGCAGCAGGTGGTTGATGGGGCGGCTCACCTTGGTGACGGTGACCTTGGTGTTACTGCCGGTGCAGGTGACCGTCTTGGTGCTGCTGCTGGTGGGGCCGGCAGTGTTGCCTGCCTTGTCCGTGGAGCCGCTGGTGTTCTTCCCGTCGCTCGTGGCGGGCGGCGCGGTGTTCTTCGTCGTGCCGCTGCCGCTGCCGCCGGTCTTGGTGCCGGAGTTGGCGGCGGGGGCGTCGGTGGCGCCCTCCTCCGGTGCGGCGGTCTGGGGCTGGGACTGGGACTCGGGCTGGGACGTGGCCTGCTTGTCGATGGTGTGCGCCACCGGGGCGGCCGCTCCCGCCTTGCTGCTCTCGCTGCTGCCGCTGTCACCACTGCACGCGGTGAGCGAGAGGGCGGCCAGGAGCGCGGTGGCGGCGAGGGCGGTGGTGCGGATGCGGTTGCTGCGCATGGTGGTACTCCCCGTGAAGTGGTGCTGCTGGTGGTGGTGCTGGTGGTCTGTGCGGTTCAGCGCCGGCGGTTCAGTACTGGCGGTTCAGTACTGGCTGTTCAGTACTGGCTGTTCAGTACTGGAGGGCGTCGGCCATCTCGGTCTGCCAGTAGGTGACGAAGCCGTTGTCGTCCCAGTAGGTGTTGGCCGGGAGCGGCAGCTCGGCCGGGGCGCCCGTGGAGCCGGAGTTACGGTCGGCGAAGTACACCTTGAGGTGGGTGGCCTTGCGCGGGGCCGGGCCGCTGCCGGGCTCGCCGGTGAGGCCGATGGAGGCGTACGCGGACTGGCCCGGGTCGAGCGTGACGACGGCCTGCGGCTGGCTGTCCTTCAGGATCGGGAAGACGGCCTGCGCGTCGTCGAAGCGGAGCATCGGGGCGTAGTAGGCGTAGCAGGGGCGGCTGCCCGCGTTGGTCACGGTGAGCAGCAGGTGGTTGATGGGGCGGCTCACCTTGGTGACCGTGGTCTTGGCGTTCGTGCCGGTGCAGGTGACGGGCTTGCTGCTGGTGGTCTTGCCGCTGGAGTTCTTGCTCACCTGGCTGGTGGAGCCGGTGTCGGCGCCCTTTCCGCTCTTCGTGACGGGCGGCGCGGCGTTCTTCGA
Protein-coding regions in this window:
- a CDS encoding ECF subfamily RNA polymerase sigma factor, BldN family, with protein sequence MYPHVGVDASGLATLRATVADRLRGFVPTAYAVPAFATPAPAGPCYALAERGAAVGRRSNRGATTTSTVRRPTADSDSARMMDLVERAQAGEADAFGRLYDQYSDTVYRYIYYRVGGKATAEDLTSETFLRALRRISTFTWQGRDFGAWLVTIARNLVADHFKSSRFRLEVTTGEMLDANEVERSPEDSVLESLSNAALLQAVRRLNPQQQECVTLRFLQGLSVAETARVMGKNEGAIKTLQYRAVRTLARLLPDDAR
- a CDS encoding HAD family hydrolase, with protein sequence MAALGWLTPRRRSATARSVLAGEAAAEAARKSSLDAERSADTEADAGATPGAEAEEPEFPVVGDDRAAAFFDLDNTVMQGAAIFHFGRGLYKRKFFERRELTRFAWQQAWFRLAGVEDPEHMQDARDSALSIVKGHRVSELMSIGEEIYDEYMADRIWPGTRALAQAHLDAGQKVWLVTAAPVETATIIARRLGLTGALGTVAESVDGVYTGRLVGEPLHGPAKAEAVRALAAAEGLDLARCAAYSDSHNDIPMLSLVGHPYAINPDTKLRKYARARDWRLRDYRTGRKAAKVGIPAAAGVGALAGGTAAAVALHRRRR
- a CDS encoding glutaredoxin family protein, whose amino-acid sequence is MSALLRRTKKKPADRVVTLVGKPGCHLCDDARLVVREVCEETGASWEEKDITRDEQLYREYWEQIPVVLIDNEQHTFWRVDPVRLRSALLS
- a CDS encoding redox-sensing transcriptional repressor Rex, which gives rise to MATGRNHRPATRSRGIPEATVARLPLYLRALTALSERSVPTVSSEELAAAAGVNSAKLRKDFSYLGSYGTRGVGYDVEYLVYQISRELGLTQDWPVAIVGIGNLGAALANYGGFASRGFRVAALIDADPAMAGTPVAGIPVQHADDLDRIISENGVSIGVITTPPGAAQQVCDRLVAAGVTSILNFAPTVLSVPDGVDVRKVDLSIELQILAFHEQRKAGEDAAADSAPDPAAPPVRATTTSRKGPDGDMPAVMPA
- a CDS encoding glutamyl-tRNA reductase; this translates as MSLLVVGLSHRSAPVSVLERASLAAGTQAALLRDTLAAEPAVEAAVLATCNRIELYADVDKFHAGVAELSTLLARHSGVGLDELTPYLYVHYEDRAVHHLFSVACGLDSMVVGEGQILGQIKDALALGQELHTAGRLLNDLFQQALRVGKRAHSETGIDRAGQSLVTFGLEQLAEGRDPGVWAKGKRALVIGAGSMSSLAAATLARTGVAEIVVANRTRARADRLVEILNQAAGASVAAHAVEMATVSDELTRADVVVSCTGATGLVLSAEAVAGALGLDFDAREAPAAPVAAPPAEPDQHAAWVENGSATATAQAQAVRRVTVPAQSTGPVRLALLDLAMPRDIDGDAARLDGVRLVDIESLAEASADAPMAADVDQVRTIVADEVAAFGAAQRAAHITPTVVALRTMAAGVVAGEIARLDGRLPDLDEKQRAEISQTVRRVVDKLLHAPTVRVKQLASEPGGAGYADALRELFDLDPQTVAAVSRADLNDPNRGRS
- the hemC gene encoding hydroxymethylbilane synthase, which translates into the protein MTDNSPLGAGATKPLRLGTRRSKLAMAQSGLVAEAVSEVTGRAVELVEITTYGDISKEQLSQIGGTGVFVAALREALLRGEVDFAVHSLKDLPTAQPEGLVLAAVPVREDPRDVLVARDGLTLGQLPPGSRIGTGSPRRMAQLNAYARAHGLGIETVPIRGNVDTRIGFVRSGELDAVVLAAAGLSRLGRTGEVTDFLSVDTVLPAPGQGALAIECAASSADLAAALAELDDPYTRAAVTAERALLAALEAGCSAPVGALADLLADGQAVNELRLRGVVGSTDGSSLVQLSTTGPVPTSHDDAAALGRELAAEMLAKGAAGLMGERAL
- a CDS encoding uroporphyrinogen-III synthase, coding for MSPTGPAASDFPVLSAGHVTFLGAGPGDPGLLTLRAVEALASADVLVAEPDVLGVVRCHARAGVSTPELTVVDAQSTAVGVPVLRDAANLVMEAAKGGRRVVRAVAGDPGLDGHAGGEMLACAAAGIPFEVVPGVANVVGVPAYAGVPLRDAQGADVRFVDARTASDRCWSEVGASDATCVISTTLDAVAAAAGELVSAGRKPDTPLTVTVGGTTTRQRTWTATLGTIAQLFKQAKVLPSPEGHRPVIAVVGERSSAAQRDQLAWFESKPMFGWKVLVPRTKEQAASLSDQLRSYGAVPHEVPTIAVEPPRTPQQMERAVKGLVTGRYEWIAFTSVNAVKAVREKFEEYGLDARAFAGIKVAAVGEQTAAALVDFGVKPDLVPSGEQSAAGLLEDWPPYDPVFDPIDRVFLPRADIATETLVAGLIELGWEVDDVTAYRTVRASPPPADTREAIKGGGFDAVLFTSSSTVRNLVGIAGKPHNVTVIACIGPATAKTAEEHGLRVDVLSPEPSVHKLAEALAAFGAQRRDAAKEAGDPVTRPSERRPGARRRRTTT
- the hemB gene encoding porphobilinogen synthase, coding for MTVYGNFPGSRPRRLRTTPAMRRMVAETRLDPANLILPAFVREGIDAPVAISAMPGVRQHTLDTLRKAAVDAVSAGVSGIMLFGVPLDEKKDARGTAGTDPEGILQAGLRAVREEVGDDLVVMSDLCLDEYTDHGHCGVLTEDGRVDNDATLERYAEMAQVQADAGAHVVGPSGMMDGQVGVIRDALDQTGHEDVSILAYTVKYSSAFYGPFREAVGSSLEGDRRTYQQDPANARESLRELALDLAEGADMVMVKPAGPYLDILAKVAESVDVPVAAYQISGEYAMIEAAAERGWIDRDAAIMESLTGIRRAGAQMILTYWATEVAQRLGRAGS